From Sulfurovum zhangzhouensis, the proteins below share one genomic window:
- a CDS encoding L,D-transpeptidase family protein, whose amino-acid sequence MKKYFFLVIMAPLFLFANTASLSKSQEIKADLVTVVKSERKMYLSHRGKVLKTYKIALGGNPVGHKKVQGDQRTPEGYYKLDYLKENSSFYKALHVSYPNARDCCNARKMGKSPGGSIMIHGQPNNESGWFKSFLKQRTDWTAGCIAMYNSDMDEVLKLVQVGTTIHIKP is encoded by the coding sequence GTGAAAAAATATTTCTTCTTGGTAATTATGGCCCCGCTTTTTCTTTTTGCAAATACGGCATCACTATCCAAATCTCAAGAAATCAAAGCAGATCTGGTCACAGTGGTAAAATCAGAAAGAAAGATGTATCTTTCACATAGAGGAAAAGTATTAAAAACATATAAGATAGCTTTAGGCGGCAATCCTGTAGGTCACAAAAAAGTGCAAGGTGACCAAAGAACGCCGGAGGGCTACTATAAGCTTGATTATCTAAAAGAAAATAGTTCCTTTTATAAAGCCTTGCATGTTTCATATCCAAATGCAAGAGATTGTTGTAATGCCAGAAAAATGGGTAAAAGCCCAGGCGGATCGATCATGATCCATGGACAACCAAATAATGAAAGTGGATGGTTTAAATCATTTTTAAAACAACGTACTGATTGGACTGCAGGATGCATAGCAATGTATAATAGTGATATGGATGAAGTTTTAAAGCTTGTGCAGGTTGGAACTACCATTCATATCAAGCCTTAA
- the argH gene encoding argininosuccinate lyase produces the protein MAKKMASARISTASSQLLTELNNSLPFDKALYAEDIEGSRAHAFMLGEQGIISKEDVAAIDAGLAQIKEDIDAGKITLDGDDEDIHMAIERHLTERIGDAGKRLHTARSRNDQVALDFRMYVQRNTLLIGELLLENIKTFIDVAEKNAETLLPGMTHLQHAQPINFGYHMMAYASMFKRDYERFMSSYERNNFSPIGCAALAGTPHPINRKITAEKLGFDAPTLNCLDTVSDRDFALEILFNISTMMMHMSRLSEELIIWSTSEFGFVTLSDRHATGSSIMPQKKNPDIPELLRGKTGRVNGNLISLLTVMKGLSLAYNKDMQEDKEGVFDSVRTAVLSLQVMNEMIAEMRVNVEKMDKACMIGHLSATDLADYLVRKAGLPFRDAYHIVGNVVNFAEEKGLDISELTLEDLQSVDTRIAEDVVALLDNRASMNARKSEGGTATERTLEQIESMKGWLEAQK, from the coding sequence ATGGCAAAAAAGATGGCATCAGCTAGGATCTCTACAGCTAGTTCCCAGCTTCTTACTGAACTTAATAACTCTCTACCTTTTGACAAAGCACTTTATGCAGAGGATATCGAAGGTTCACGTGCACATGCATTTATGCTAGGAGAGCAGGGTATCATCTCAAAAGAGGATGTCGCTGCTATCGATGCAGGGTTGGCACAGATCAAAGAGGATATCGATGCAGGAAAGATCACGCTTGACGGTGATGATGAAGATATCCACATGGCGATCGAGCGTCACCTCACTGAGCGTATCGGTGATGCAGGGAAACGTCTGCATACAGCTAGAAGCCGTAACGACCAGGTAGCACTTGACTTTAGAATGTATGTACAGAGAAATACACTTTTGATCGGTGAGCTTCTTTTGGAGAATATCAAGACCTTTATCGATGTTGCAGAGAAGAATGCAGAGACACTGCTTCCTGGTATGACTCACCTGCAGCATGCTCAGCCTATCAACTTCGGTTACCATATGATGGCCTATGCTAGTATGTTTAAACGTGATTATGAGCGTTTTATGAGCTCTTATGAGCGTAATAATTTCTCTCCTATCGGATGTGCAGCACTTGCAGGTACACCACACCCGATCAACCGTAAGATCACAGCTGAAAAACTTGGGTTTGATGCACCGACACTTAACTGTTTGGATACGGTAAGTGACAGGGACTTCGCGCTTGAGATACTCTTTAATATCTCGACGATGATGATGCACATGAGCCGTCTTAGTGAAGAGCTTATCATCTGGAGTACAAGCGAGTTCGGCTTCGTGACACTAAGTGACAGACATGCAACAGGAAGCTCTATCATGCCACAGAAGAAGAACCCTGATATCCCAGAACTTTTAAGAGGTAAGACAGGACGTGTAAACGGTAACCTGATCTCACTGCTTACAGTGATGAAAGGACTCAGCCTTGCATACAATAAAGATATGCAGGAAGATAAAGAAGGTGTCTTTGACTCTGTAAGAACTGCAGTTCTTAGCTTGCAGGTAATGAATGAGATGATCGCTGAGATGAGAGTCAATGTAGAGAAGATGGATAAAGCATGTATGATCGGTCACCTTTCAGCGACAGACCTAGCTGACTATCTTGTACGTAAAGCAGGACTTCCGTTCCGTGATGCATACCATATCGTAGGTAATGTCGTGAACTTCGCTGAAGAGAAGGGGCTTGATATCTCTGAGCTTACCCTGGAAGATCTACAGAGTGTAGATACTCGCATCGCTGAAGATGTAGTAGCACTGCTTGATAACCGTGCTTCGATGAATGCACGTAAGTCTGAAGGTGGTACGGCTACCGAGAGAACTCTGGAGCAGATAGAGAGTATGAAGGGTTGGCTAGAAGCTCAAAAGTAA
- a CDS encoding DUF1450 domain-containing protein, with translation MKINICKKFPKINKFEKKLSNAFPDASIKVKSCINMCKKCKSQPVAKVDGVKVKAKKVGKIIEKIEAL, from the coding sequence ATGAAGATAAATATTTGCAAAAAATTTCCCAAGATCAATAAGTTTGAAAAAAAGCTTTCCAATGCTTTCCCTGATGCTTCCATCAAAGTCAAATCATGCATCAATATGTGTAAAAAATGTAAGTCTCAGCCTGTGGCTAAAGTGGATGGAGTGAAGGTAAAAGCTAAAAAAGTTGGAAAGATTATTGAGAAGATAGAAGCTCTTTAG